TCTATCCAACGTGGCTGCTATGGTTGGTGCAATTTCCACAGGTCAGATCGCATAAGGAAGTTGGACGAAAAGGGGTATTGTTTCGTTTCCTGAGTATTAAGCTACCCTGTTCGAATCTTGATCCTGCTAATAACATATTCATTCCTTTACTTAACCCTTtgattgtgtgttttctttgaCAGTCCCTCATGAATGCTGGTCGGCTTTCATATCATTTGCAAAAGTGAgttatttttcagattctttattTGACTTCAGTCTGAAAATATTAGATTGACCTTACATCATACTGGCTTCATAGGATACTTCTttagtaattttcttttcatgGGAAGAGTTTTAGAAGGCTCTGGTGTTGGGATCATTTAGTGGATATTAGTCTTTAGATATGGCTTACTTAGATCTCAATGGAACATGTATCACTGGCTATATCATTTGTATAGCTCTAACATATGTGTTATGTTCGGTTATTACACAGGCAATAGGTTAAAAGAAGCATATGAAAAGGCTCAATGCTCCAAAACATTGGATGCTTGACAAACTTGGTGGTGCATTTGTATTTCTTCTCTGAGAATTTCTGTcttctctatgatagcgaggGACGTTTCCGTCTTCACTCCATCAGGGACGTTTCCGTCTTCACTCCATCAGGGACGAAGAAGCTAAGGTTTTGATCTCTCTTGCTCTTGATATAATTTAGAGTAATGTTTGACATGTATGTGTACAAATaagatttgtttcttttcctCTTTACAGTATAAGCTTTGCAAGGTTCGAACTATCCAGTTCAAACAAAAGGGCATCTCTTTCCAGACAAACTATTAAGCTCGGCCTGGAGGAGAACAAGATTGTTGCGTTCATCAAGTTAGATTTCGGTAATGTTGTGATGGTGACTGGAGGTAGAAACAGAGGGAATGTTGGTGTGATTAGAAACCGTGCGAAGCTTAAGGGAAGCTTTGAGACTACCACCACATACAAGACTCAACAGGACATGAGTTTGCAACAAGGTTGAGGAATGTGTTCACGCTAGGAAAAGGGTCAAAGTGTTGAATGTGCTTTATTAAGGGTTTAGGGTGTAAGCTTACCAAAATAGAAGAAGCCAGGAAGAGGCTCGCTAGCCAACAGACTTTGTGGCTTTgagctatttattatattgtttagaTGACTTTTATTTCCTACACTCACTTTGCTTTTGGTTCGCTTCCAAGctttgaaaataatatgttttttaaactATCTCAAGAGTTAAAAATGGATCcatagaaaatttcaaaatagaaAATCTCAAAATAGACGCATATGTTGGTTCGCTGCTCAGTTTTGAATCTTatcttattttatcaaaagtttaAGGGTGTTAATCATTTATGCAATTAAATTGATttgcaaataatatatattcacaacTCCAAGTAAATTTTACTCATTTTAAAATCGAATACAGTATATAGATTCTAATTAATATTTACGAATTCTTAATTTTTgtctttgtattttaaataaaaaatccatTGAAGTCTctcagaataaaataaaaaaacaatcccATATGACAAACACTTCTTTTTTAAAACACTTATTATCATTTCAGAAATAATCAGATATAATCAGATTAATTACCAGCTTGTGTATTTTCTgatattggaaaaaaaatagaatttcaataatttcaaaattgttattaccaaaacaatacaaaaaactataaatttttctAATAGTTTATATAGTGTAATTAGTATCagtgaaaaattatattaaaacacacaaattataaatattctaaatttaatttgaatataCAGAAATCGCAGTCTATAACcataccaaaaacaaaaatttgccAAGTAACCAAAatctcattctctctcctctcttctcttcctatctctctctacaaatttaattttgttttttttgttttggttatttcacTAATTCAACCTTGAATATATGAGAAaataacccgggcgtagcccggaaaaatctctagtaactataaagtataaaaattataaagtttatcttttgaacattatattttttattatttaaagtttaaaattttggattatAGTTTCGAGCTAAACTCAGCAgtaacgtatgcataactcagccgtaacgtatgtataactcagccgtaatgtCTGCATAATTTAGATGACGCATCATCTGAGTCATCAAACATATAAAATCAGCTTTCaaaatcatcttcttcttcatcttctctccttttcttattgtttttgttgaacaatctcattttcttacaatttacgggacttagcttcttcatctctctctttgaGTCTTTCTTCTTCCACAAGACGACAAATCCAATGAGAGAGGAAGCAGCAGGATGCCGGACCACCATTCATGACACTGGAGGAGAAGAAGCTTCTTCTTTAACCGATCATCATCGAAAACGACGACGACTGCTGTAGATCTGTCTCagatttccaattttttttttaatctatgtttttttaGACCCAGTTGCGGAAACAATAATTACCAGATCCTTAAGATCTCAGAGGAAGATGAATAGTAAGATGAAGAAGgtagataaagaagatgaaaaatGACGAATAACATAGACCCTTATTTTACTGTTGTAACATTAGTAATGACATGGCATATAAGAGCTGATGACATGGATGATGACATGGAAAATCGGTAAGTTACTCACCAAACGAACACATAACTCAGCCTCAATAAACAAGCCATCTAGTACAACGTAAGTCATCTAAAACATGAATACTAtttcagtaattaatcttttgcTAATAAATCAACCATAATTaggatgaaaaataaaaaaaatcagctGTATTGTCAAATAAATCAGCAGTTAAATGAATGctattctagtaattaatctttttctaataagtcagccgtaattAAGCTGAGATTACTGTTAATCCAGCTAGTTACGACTGATTAAATATAACTCAGTCGTAACAACCTCCCATAAGTTAGCCGTAAAAGTAACTTAGCTAGGCGAAGATCATTAAATCTGCCGGCaaaacataactcagccattTCTTAACTATAACTCAGCCAAATTTTCAAGAAATCAGCCTGTTGATGTATAAGTCAGACGTAACTTGTGTTCGTAAGTCAGCTGTTACCCCCTAAATCAGTCTGAAATCTGTAAATCAGCCATCACTAACGGCTGACTTATGTTCGTAAGTCATCCAATTTCTCATAAGTCaacggatgcgggtggttgcggttttaaacggttttaagagatttgtatgactggtactgcggttagaaattggtgcgtttgcgggatacttatgactggtaaACCACTAAATACAACATtggttaaaaaataaattaacaatattttcattttatataattataaaaatattaaacaacataatattataataaatataaaatttagatttataaaattatatttttaagtttttaaaaattatagaaaatatttttatttttaaaaatttataatatcagttgaaatataatatatatattttagtatttctattatttcaattttattttttatttttatttttatatttatattttttttagaaaagaaaaaataaatttatcctCCCGCAATCGTTCGCAACCTTAAACGCTAACTGGAACtagcttttgaatttaagaaGTTTAAAGCAACTTAAAATAGTTTAAAgtggtttaaatttgtataacGCCAACAACTGCAATCAACCGTAAAAACTGGATAGTAGCAGAGAAACTAGTCGTACCCTTCGTTACCAAAAATCACCCTTCGTTACCAAAAATCAATCGAAGGGCAGAAAAACCCAGTTTAATAGGCCCACCGAGTGAAGCTGAACCTCAACGCGTAAAAGAGCAAAGACTTTAGTGGGACCCACCGAAAAGCCCCcccaagttaaaaaaaaaagaataaaaaaagcaGAAACGAGCCCCCCCGTTCCAATTAGTCCACGGAACACCgtgtttttgttttacatttcttCTTCGCTCTCTCTTTGCCGTCGGGTCTTGCCCATTCTTCGGTCTGAAAGTCAGCAGGAAAATTTGCGAAGTCGAGTAAGAGAGGTGCGGTCAAGTCTTATTCAAAAACTTGCAAGTATTTTGCGTATGGATTTAGGTGGTTATGGATAGAATTATAGCTCGAATGAAGAAATCGTCGGGTAGAAGAGGGGATAAAACGCCGACAAGGCGGTTAGAGCGCCGTGACGCCTTGAAGCATATTAATTATGACGCAGCGTCGACTTCCACTTGGTCAGCTGAAGATATCTCCGCTTCTCTGGTGACGCGCTCTCTGGAGTTGCCAGATCGCACCAGTTTCCGAATCTTCGGAGGTGGAGATGTAGAGATGGATCAGATTTACAAGTCCCTTGGTTTGTCTGGCCCTGATGATTTGGCTATATCTTTTGACGCCTGGGAAGCTTGCAAAAAGCGTTCGTCTTCAGATGTTATCAACAGGTTCAAGTCTTTCGAGCTCGATCTTCACAATTTTCCTGTTCCGAGTTTGAGTGAAGCGGCTCCTAGCTATGGTGGCATGGGAGAAAACAAGCCTTGTCTTGAGCGAACACCGACCATCACTGTAAAGTCTAGAGGGTATCTTGTTCCAAATCACGGTGATGTTGCTTCTGGTGGTGGTGCAGGAGAAGACAAGCGTGGTCTTGTGCGAACACCGACCATCACTGTAAAGTCTAGAGGTTATCTTGTTCCAAATCAGAGTGATGTTGGTATAAAGGGAGTAAGGCCACCGGTGCTTAAGCCTCCTCCGGCCAAACGACCTCCTATTGATCATCAGGGATCATCTTGGGATTTCCTTACCCATTTCGCCCCAGAGGATGGAATTGTTAGGCGGCCAAGTTCCTCTTCTACTTCCGACAATGGAGAGGAAACCTTGGAAGAGGAAGTGGATACTGGTGATGAGGCATGCTCATTCAGTACGAACGAAGGTGGTGGTGACTCCTCAAGCACTGTATCCAATACTTCGCCCATTTATGCAAACGGTGGATCTATCATCACGTCGTGGCAGAAGGGTGGACTTCTGGGACGAGGATCGTTTGGCTCCGTTTTTGAAGGCATTTCAGGGTATGTCTCTTGAACTTGAAGTCAGATTCTTAACTacagcaaaaataaataaagcccTTATAAATGTTTATGTTCAATATAGAGATGGGGACTTCTTTGCTGTTAAGGAAGTTTCACTACTTGAACAAGGAAGTCAGGCACAAGAATGCATACAACAACTCGAGGGGGTGagatatacttttttttgttttatgatccATAGCTTATACGTTTGTCTCATTGGCTGTTAATACATTTTCTACAGGAGATTGCACTGCTTAGCCAGCTTCAGCATCAGAATATCGTGAGATATCGTGGCACTGCCAAGGTATGAATGATCCCGTCCTGGTCCCACTTGCAGTTTCAAAGTAATTTATAACGCCTTTTGGTGTTTGCAGGATGGGTCGAATTTGTACATCTTTCTTGAGCTTGTAACCCAGGGGTCTCTTTCAAAGCTCTACCAAAGATACCAGCTTATGGACTCTGTAGTCTCCACGTACACTAGACAAATTCTTGATGGTTTGAAGTATCTCCACGACAAAGGTTTTATTCACAGGTTAGACTAGTAGAAACTATGTGTCCATTCTCTTTCCGCAAACTCTCTTGTCATAGTCTTTCGTAAGCCTCTGATTTTCCCCATTTCCTGTATCTTCTGACAATATAGGGACATCAAATGTGCAAACATACTGGTGGACGCCAACGGAGCTGTTAAACTTGCAGATTTTGGATTAGCAAAGGTTCTTTTCTATAGATGTGTATTGTTTGTTGCTCTAAAGTAATAACTTGTTACCCCTTTTCTTGATGCTtatgtcaatttttttgttatttaggTTTCAAAATTGAACGACATTAAGTCCTGCAAGGGAACTCCATTCTGGATGGCTCCAGAGGTATTGTTTTGGAAGATTATCAAGTCCCTTATACTCTCTTGATTATGATAGAGAAATCTATCACACATATGAACATAAATGGTTTGATCTTTGACTCGTTTTTGATGTGTAACACTGGTTGTTAAGACCTATTTTGCCGCATACGTAGTAACCTGAGAACCCCCGTTATGCGTGTGCTTGATTAATCTGaactagttttaaattttattggttttcATTTTATGGTGTTTATAACTGCAAGTAGTAATCATACGGTAACAGATATGTGGATTCATTTTCACTTCTAAGGTTGATTCTAAATTGAACATATCAGGTTATTAACCCAAAGCGTACTGATGGGTATGGAAGTTCAGCTGATATATGGAGCCTTGGGTGCACAGTGCTGGAAATGCTCACTGGTCAGATCCCCTACTGCGATCTAGAAAACCCCGTACGTAATCAAAactttttacatataaaattggACTATATGTGTTTTTGTGGAAACAAAAACACGTGTATTACGCAGTTAGCTAGTTTAAAATTCAAGTCTCGTCAGTGTTTTTGCTCTACACTTTCCATTTTGAAAGTTCATTCTTAATTTCTTTATGGAGGGGCTTTCCCATAAAATTAGAGTATGTCAGtccataaaaagaaaagagttgATGTCAGAAAATTTGTGTAAACGCTCAGGTTCAAGCCCTGTATAGGATCGGAAGGGGTGTGCTTCCGGAcatacctgatacattatcacTCGATGGCCGAGATTTCATAACTGAATGTCTCAAAGTGGACCCTGAAGAGCGGCCAACTGCGGCTGAGCTGCTGAACCATCCATTTGTGAGAAGGCCCTTAGCATACTCAGGCTCGGGATTGGGATCAGCATCTCCGCATGTCCATAGACGAGGCTAATGTAGTAGATTGCCTACATTTGTTAAGATTTTCAGGagaatttatcaaaaataagaGCTTTAGAATCTAACATTGATGATTAAATGTATAAGTGCAGGCGCAAGCAGAAGATTTTTGAAAGATGAGACCAACCCCATAGAAACTAGAAACGTTTGGGGAAACACGAGATATGATTCTTCAACACACGTACGGTTCAGTTGGGCAGCAAGAGCTAAACTGCATGGAGGAGACATATCCTTTAGGTTTGCTTCTGGCTCATTCgttggttattttttttaagttgtatGTTGGACGTAATTTGGGAACTTGAGATCCATGTTCTTCTAGGAAAATGATTAATTAGAGTGCCGATCTTGGTGTTTTGAGTGTATAGGTtttgtaagttttattaaacttattGATGTAATGTATAATTGGTTTttgagagtttttgtgtatttgtaACTGTGTGCACATCACGCGTCCGGTGTCCTTTTGGGTTTTATCTCTAACTAGTGGGTGTCGCGCTATGCGGAATTGTCGATAATTATTTTTCATGAaaaaatgtttgtattttatttttatgtgtgCCATTTTGCCAGTCAGTTTATTAAATATGGTATAGCACACTATCAGTAACCGTTACAATTAGGAATTCACTAAAttggttttaaaaaatcatatttaaataatattatttttaaaaacatgtcAAATGTTAAATCATACGCAAACCAAAGAATGAATGGTTAATActataatatgatatataaatatgttttttttaagtattttttttatccaaAACCTAGCAATTATTGGTTATAATAtcacaatatatatgtttttgaatatcttatatattgtatatctttatatataaagtattgtaCACTGGAATTTTTATTCATCACGGTAAACTGTCGAATCTTGTATATTGGTTtgtgaatatattatatattagatatCTTTAGCATAAATGCAAACCAATATATTCTATACTGATTTGGTTTTGTTAAATTATATAGTATTGTATACGGTAAGCAACATGTATTGtatagttttgaatttttttaagtgAATTTTCTTGTGGGACAGGTGTCAGAATTCTTCCTGCCActtgtctttcttttttttttaacgtcaaAAGACCattttattactcaaacttgaggtggtctgggtaaccagactgggttagaacaaccaataaaaaataattctctatggaaggatctagcagtcttagctaaaaaatctgaagTCTGATTGCGCGCTCGTGGAACATAAATGATGTTGAAGTCCGGGAAACAAATTTGAAGCGTCTCAATCCTCTCCAACTccgtcgcaaagcttggccaagcatgaggatcctttatcattgcaatcagttCCTTGCAATTTGTTCCAAAGCTCTGGCATGTCGAATGTTGAAGCATGTTCTCCATTGCCTACTGCAGTGCTTCTACTTCTGAATGCAAAGCTGATTCCTGTCGAATGAAGTTCCTTGTCCCTATAAGTTGAATGTTCCCACCACTGTCCATCCaaacccatccacatccactaaaatGAACAGAAGTTGTCCAAGATCTATCTAACAaacaaatattacccaagcttatgacttggGATTCCTCAGCATTAATGTCTTGTACCACTGGTTGTACCACCTTGTTTGCCTCAAACCATGCTTGACATTCGCTTTCTGCATATCGGACTAACTCCAAAGGATCTCTGTCTATCCCCCTAAATAGTTTATCATTCAtagccttccaaatgtaccatattaGCCAGGGATAAGGTTCCCTGTCCTATTATGGCTCAATGATAGCGTTTTTCCTCCAGAATAGATAGTCCATATTTGTGTAGACACTCAGAACTCGGAATATCTCTGGGCTCGTTGGAGTTGATGATAAAGACCAAACTTGTAGAGCTGGCG
The nucleotide sequence above comes from Brassica napus cultivar Da-Ae chromosome A9, Da-Ae, whole genome shotgun sequence. Encoded proteins:
- the LOC106446927 gene encoding mitogen-activated protein kinase kinase kinase 1, whose translation is MDRIIARMKKSSGRRGDKTPTRRLERRDALKHINYDAASTSTWSAEDISASLVTRSLELPDRTSFRIFGGGDVEMDQIYKSLGLSGPDDLAISFDAWEACKKRSSSDVINRFKSFELDLHNFPVPSLSEAAPSYGGMGENKPCLERTPTITVKSRGYLVPNHGDVASGGGAGEDKRGLVRTPTITVKSRGYLVPNQSDVGIKGVRPPVLKPPPAKRPPIDHQGSSWDFLTHFAPEDGIVRRPSSSSTSDNGEETLEEEVDTGDEACSFSTNEGGGDSSSTVSNTSPIYANGGSIITSWQKGGLLGRGSFGSVFEGISGDGDFFAVKEVSLLEQGSQAQECIQQLEGEIALLSQLQHQNIVRYRGTAKDGSNLYIFLELVTQGSLSKLYQRYQLMDSVVSTYTRQILDGLKYLHDKGFIHRDIKCANILVDANGAVKLADFGLAKVSKLNDIKSCKGTPFWMAPEVINPKRTDGYGSSADIWSLGCTVLEMLTGQIPYCDLENPVQALYRIGRGVLPDIPDTLSLDGRDFITECLKVDPEERPTAAELLNHPFVRRPLAYSGSGLGSASPHVHRRG